Proteins found in one Rhinolophus ferrumequinum isolate MPI-CBG mRhiFer1 chromosome 9, mRhiFer1_v1.p, whole genome shotgun sequence genomic segment:
- the TMEM52 gene encoding transmembrane protein 52 isoform X2 has protein sequence MFPGVSAVRGLLQLLLPLLPLLQVALGFAESSCDPSDQCRRPRRCPPQARWSSLWHVGCVRFCCLRKRAHTQSHLPSAPQPCDLTVIPVDSDSPVHSTVTSYSSVQLPLGVRLSLPCGELDLDSMTPPAYSLYAPELPPSYEEAVKMAKPKQEEPLPSQ, from the exons ATGTTCCCGGGGGTGTCGGCCGTCCGCGGgctcctgcagctgctgctgccaCTCCTGCCGCTGCTTCAG gtggCGCTGGGCTTCGCTGAAAGCAGCTGCGACCCTTCGGACCA GTGCCGCCGTCCCCGCAGGTGCCCGCCCCAGGCCCGCTGGAGCAGCCTGTGGCACGTGGG CTGTGTCCGGTTCTGCTGCCTCCGGAAACGAGCACACACCCAGTCACACCTGCCGTCAGCACCTCAGCCTTGCGACCTGACGGTTATCCCTGTGGACAGTGACAGCCCCGTACACAGTACGGTGACCT CCTACAGCTCCGTGCAGCTCCCGTTGGGCGTGCGGCTATCCCTGCCCTGTGGGGAGCTGGACCTCGACTCCATGACCCCCCCTGCCTACAGCCTCTACGCTCCCGAGCTGCCGCCCTCCTATGAAGAGGCTGTCAAGATGGCCAAACCCAAACAGGAAGAGCCACTCCCCTCCCAGTAG
- the TMEM52 gene encoding transmembrane protein 52 isoform X1 encodes MFPGVSAVRGLLQLLLPLLPLLQVALGFAESSCDPSDQCRRPRRCPPQARWSSLWHVGLILLAVLLLLLCGVTASCVRFCCLRKRAHTQSHLPSAPQPCDLTVIPVDSDSPVHSTVTSYSSVQLPLGVRLSLPCGELDLDSMTPPAYSLYAPELPPSYEEAVKMAKPKQEEPLPSQ; translated from the exons ATGTTCCCGGGGGTGTCGGCCGTCCGCGGgctcctgcagctgctgctgccaCTCCTGCCGCTGCTTCAG gtggCGCTGGGCTTCGCTGAAAGCAGCTGCGACCCTTCGGACCA GTGCCGCCGTCCCCGCAGGTGCCCGCCCCAGGCCCGCTGGAGCAGCCTGTGGCACGTGGG GCTTATCCTGCTCGCtgtcctcctcctgctgctgtgtGGGGTCACGGCCAGCTGTGTCCGGTTCTGCTGCCTCCGGAAACGAGCACACACCCAGTCACACCTGCCGTCAGCACCTCAGCCTTGCGACCTGACGGTTATCCCTGTGGACAGTGACAGCCCCGTACACAGTACGGTGACCT CCTACAGCTCCGTGCAGCTCCCGTTGGGCGTGCGGCTATCCCTGCCCTGTGGGGAGCTGGACCTCGACTCCATGACCCCCCCTGCCTACAGCCTCTACGCTCCCGAGCTGCCGCCCTCCTATGAAGAGGCTGTCAAGATGGCCAAACCCAAACAGGAAGAGCCACTCCCCTCCCAGTAG
- the CALML6 gene encoding calmodulin-like protein 6 codes for MTERLTAEQIKEYKGVFEMFDEEGNGQVKTGELERLMSLLGINPTKSELTSMAKDVDRDNKGFFNCDSFLALMAVYWEKSQNQEGELRAAFRVFDKEGKGYIDWDTLKYVLMNAGEPLNEVEAEQMMKEADKDGDGTIDYEEFVAMMTGESFKLVQ; via the exons ATG ACAGAGCGTCTGACCGCCGAGCAGATCAAGGAGTACAAGGGGGTCTTTGAGATGTTTGACGAGGAGGGCAACGGGCAGGTGAAGACGGGCGAGCTAGAGCGGCTCATGAGCCTCCTGGGCATCAACCCCACCAAGAGTGAGCTGACCTCCATGGCCAAGGACGTGGACCGCGACA ACAAAGGCTTCTTCAACTGCGACAGCTTCCTGGCCCTGATGGCGGTTTACTGGGAGAAGTCCCAGAACCAGGAGGGCGAGCTGAGGGCAGCCTTCCGAGTCTTCGACAAGGAGGGCAAGGGCTACATTGACTGGGACACACTCAA GTATGTGCTCATGAATGCGGGTGAGCCCCTCAACGAGGTAGAGGCTGAGCAGATGATGAAGGAGGCCGATAAGGACGGGGATGGGACCATTGACTACGAGG AGTTTGTGGCCATGATGACCGGAGAGTCCTTCAAGCTGGTCCAGTAG
- the TMEM52 gene encoding transmembrane protein 52 isoform X3 yields MFPGVSAVRGLLQLLLPLLPLLQVALGFAESSCDPSDQCPPQARWSSLWHVGCVRFCCLRKRAHTQSHLPSAPQPCDLTVIPVDSDSPVHSTVTSYSSVQLPLGVRLSLPCGELDLDSMTPPAYSLYAPELPPSYEEAVKMAKPKQEEPLPSQ; encoded by the exons ATGTTCCCGGGGGTGTCGGCCGTCCGCGGgctcctgcagctgctgctgccaCTCCTGCCGCTGCTTCAG gtggCGCTGGGCTTCGCTGAAAGCAGCTGCGACCCTTCGGACCA GTGCCCGCCCCAGGCCCGCTGGAGCAGCCTGTGGCACGTGGG CTGTGTCCGGTTCTGCTGCCTCCGGAAACGAGCACACACCCAGTCACACCTGCCGTCAGCACCTCAGCCTTGCGACCTGACGGTTATCCCTGTGGACAGTGACAGCCCCGTACACAGTACGGTGACCT CCTACAGCTCCGTGCAGCTCCCGTTGGGCGTGCGGCTATCCCTGCCCTGTGGGGAGCTGGACCTCGACTCCATGACCCCCCCTGCCTACAGCCTCTACGCTCCCGAGCTGCCGCCCTCCTATGAAGAGGCTGTCAAGATGGCCAAACCCAAACAGGAAGAGCCACTCCCCTCCCAGTAG